One segment of Triticum aestivum cultivar Chinese Spring chromosome 2A, IWGSC CS RefSeq v2.1, whole genome shotgun sequence DNA contains the following:
- the LOC123191195 gene encoding uncharacterized protein produces the protein MGGSGDQRWVQETPMGSGSNPDSGEALRRYRGLLRWETDLLRSEVRSRGLDTIAGKKAYLERHSDGRQLQELLSAPEVGSVPLVSWPYLVPHHEEAVELLLHEAHRLTYRIQSLRELGVPIPLEKLELLFRLSGMCASLSRRIRTHASPTSSESSQDAAISPYKERRKSWVSTWGSPVLGCGGFHDITTLSPMYFTPCAPRIIPSSAFATEALQIYSFEIFELDDSLKWPLNIYGVVAARDAVDGNRNLLFSRSTANCQLLTKEDPFLHLTGPSRAILSEYPVDFEVELRIKDGSESQDKALISSTNHHHFCADTALFFGCLCSAKLNLQTVASAVQVTILSVRVTGGLSTFEFGGQIACSLSTAGRQVVLFDSSEEFCEDLEGYVPLARNVVTVESKGSLRIIIKSYTESHLVAHQAEFEFDAKHCQISSQERVIGDSKLQVVIAWSLLVRDKLDNMAAGYAFTYPSLCG, from the exons ATGGGCGGCAGCGGAGATCAACGGTGGGTGCAAGAGACGCCGATGGGCAGCGGGTCGAATCCAGACTCGGGAGAAGCTCTTCGTCGCTACCGTGGTCTCCTGAGGTGGGAGACCGATTTGCTGCGGAGTGAGGTCAGGTCCCGGGGCCTCGATACGATTGCTGGAAAGAAGGCTTATCTTGAGCGCCATTCTGATGGAAGACAACTGCAAGAGCTGTTGTCCGCCCCTGAGGTCGGGAGTGTGCCTCTGGTGTCTTGGCCTTACCTTGTTCCTCATCATGAGGAGGCCGTGGAGCTACTCTTGCACGAGGCACACAGACTGACCTACCGCATCCAATCTCTGAGGGAACTCGGTGTGCCAATCCCATTGGAGAAGCTCGAATTACTTTTTCGCTTGTCCGGAATGTGTGCGAGCCTCTCCAGAAGAATAAGGACGCATGCATCGCCAACCTCAAGCGAGTCTTCTCAGGATGCTGCAATTTCTCCTTACAAGGAGCGACGTAAGAGCTGGGTGTCGACTTGGGGGAGTCCAGTATTAGGATGCGGCGGCTTCCATGACATAA CCACACTGTCTCCTATGTATTTTACCCCCTGCGCCCCTCGTATCATCCCATCGTCCGCCTTTGCCACCGAGGCCTTACAGATCTACTCGTTCGAAATCTTTGAGCTGGATGACAGCTTGAAGTGGCCACTCAATATCTATGGTGTGGTCGCTGCTCGAGATGCTGTGGATGGTAACCGCAACCTTCTCTTCTCTCGCTCCACGGCTAACTGCCAATTACTCACTAAAGAG GATCCTTTTTTGCACTTGACTGGCCCTTCTCGTGCTATTCTGTCTGAGTATCCGGTTGATTTTGAAGTTGAACTAAGGATAAAAGATGGAAGCGAGTCTCAAGATAAAGCATTGATCAGTTCTACTAACCACCACCATTTTTGTGCTGATACTGCTCTTTTCTTTGGCTGCCTGTGTTCAGCAAAGTTAAACCTCCAGACTGTTGCTAGTGCTGTCCAGGTCACGATATTATCAGTTCGTGTCACTGGAGGGCTGTCTACTTTTGAATTTGGAGGGCAAATTGCGTGTTCATTGTCTACTGCAGGTCGCCAAGTTGTGTTGTTTGATTCTAGTGAAGAATTTTGTGAAGATCTGGAAGGTTACGTTCCATTGGCAAGGAATGTTGTTACGGTGGAATCAAAAGGTTCACTGAGGATCATCATAAAAAGTTACACAGAATCTCATCTTGTTGCTCACCAGGCTGAGTTTGAATTCGATGCCAAGCATTGTCAGATAAGCAGTCAGGAACGTGTTATTGGTGATTCTAAGCTGCAGGTTGTCATTGCTTGGTCCCTACTTGTGAGGGACAAGCTTGACAACATGGCAGCGGGGTATGCCTTCACTTATCCCTCTCTCTGTGGCTAG